A section of the Flavobacteriales bacterium genome encodes:
- the topA gene encoding type I DNA topoisomerase, with protein sequence MAKKKEAGTGELVIVESPAKAKTIEKYLGEGYTVLSSYGHVRDLPERDLSVDVDNGFEPTYIIPDDKKGRLSELKKEADKAAIVWLATDEDREGEAISWHLKEALKLPDDKVRRITFNEITKPAILKAIENPRKIDVHLVDAQQARRVLDRLVGYELSPILWRKVKPSLSAGRVQSVAVRLIVEREREILGFAEKSAFRITALLVTGGKATVKAELPRRFASEAEAMAFLQGCVGASFTVNAVEKKPGKRTPAAPFTTSTLQQEASRKLGFGVDRTMRIAQGLYEQGHITYMRTDSVNLSEQAIAAAEAAITAQYGPRYCKARRYQSKSKGAQEAHEAIRPTDLNVRTAGADRDAERLYDLISKRTLASQMADAELERTVVNIAISGHPGDDLVAQGEVILFDGFLKVYMEGRDDEGDSEEQEGLLPEMKQGEALGLQEMTATQRFERPAPRYTEASLVKKLEELGIGRPSTYAPTISTVQKRGYVVKENREGTPRPYRILTLADGAISDRTATENVGAEKQKLFPTDIGMVVNDFLVEHFPTIVDLNFTAYVEGEFDQIAEGTMNWRAMLKEFYAPFHKTIGTVSETAERATGSRVLGQDPASGKDVVARIGRFGPMIQIGDAEDEEKPRFASLRKDQSIGTITLEEALDLFKLPRTLGERDGEVVSVAIGRFGPYVRLGGTFASLTADDDPLSIDLARAIELIDLKKAASATRDLGEYKGEMIVAGRGRFGPYVKFGRTYANIPKSEDPAAVTLERAIELVEAKLAGARQNVLKEFPNSAIQVLDGRYGPYITDGSKNANLPKGTKAEEVTLEQATELLAAAPERKGGRKGRTRSAPAEKAPVKKASAKKAAGKKTAPRKSSSKKA encoded by the coding sequence ATGGCGAAGAAGAAGGAAGCAGGCACGGGCGAACTGGTGATCGTGGAGTCGCCCGCCAAGGCGAAGACCATCGAGAAGTACCTCGGCGAGGGCTACACCGTGCTCAGCAGCTACGGCCACGTCCGCGACCTGCCCGAGCGCGACCTCAGCGTGGATGTGGACAACGGCTTCGAGCCCACCTACATCATTCCGGATGACAAGAAGGGCCGGCTATCCGAACTGAAGAAGGAAGCCGACAAGGCGGCCATCGTGTGGCTCGCCACTGACGAGGACCGCGAAGGGGAGGCCATCAGCTGGCACCTGAAGGAGGCCTTGAAGCTGCCCGACGACAAGGTGCGCCGCATCACCTTCAACGAGATCACCAAGCCCGCCATCCTCAAGGCCATCGAGAACCCGCGGAAGATCGACGTGCACCTGGTGGACGCCCAGCAGGCCCGCCGCGTGCTCGACCGCCTGGTGGGCTACGAGCTCAGCCCCATCCTGTGGCGCAAGGTGAAGCCGAGCCTCAGCGCGGGCCGCGTGCAGAGCGTGGCGGTACGGCTCATCGTGGAGCGCGAACGTGAGATCCTCGGATTCGCCGAAAAGAGCGCCTTCCGTATCACCGCCTTGCTGGTCACCGGAGGCAAGGCCACGGTGAAGGCCGAACTGCCGAGGCGCTTTGCCTCCGAGGCCGAGGCCATGGCCTTCCTGCAGGGCTGTGTGGGTGCCAGCTTCACCGTGAACGCGGTGGAGAAGAAGCCCGGCAAACGCACCCCCGCCGCGCCCTTCACCACGTCCACCCTGCAGCAGGAGGCCAGCCGCAAGCTCGGCTTCGGCGTGGACCGCACCATGCGCATCGCCCAGGGGCTCTACGAGCAGGGGCACATCACCTACATGCGTACCGACTCGGTGAACCTGAGCGAGCAGGCCATCGCCGCCGCCGAAGCCGCCATCACCGCCCAGTATGGCCCCCGCTACTGCAAGGCCCGGCGCTACCAGAGCAAGAGCAAGGGCGCCCAGGAGGCGCACGAGGCCATCCGACCCACCGACCTCAACGTACGCACCGCCGGCGCCGACCGCGATGCGGAGCGCCTCTACGACCTCATCAGCAAGCGCACCCTCGCCAGCCAGATGGCCGACGCCGAGCTGGAGAGGACCGTGGTCAACATCGCCATCAGCGGCCACCCGGGCGATGACCTCGTCGCCCAGGGCGAGGTGATCCTCTTCGACGGTTTCCTGAAGGTGTACATGGAGGGCCGCGACGATGAAGGCGACAGCGAGGAGCAGGAGGGCCTGCTGCCCGAGATGAAGCAGGGCGAGGCGCTCGGCCTGCAGGAGATGACGGCCACCCAGCGTTTCGAGCGCCCGGCCCCCCGCTACACCGAGGCCAGTCTGGTGAAGAAGCTCGAGGAGCTTGGCATCGGCCGCCCCAGCACCTACGCGCCCACGATCAGCACGGTGCAGAAGCGCGGTTATGTGGTGAAGGAGAACCGCGAGGGTACACCGCGTCCGTACCGGATCCTCACGCTTGCCGATGGCGCCATCAGCGACCGCACGGCCACCGAGAACGTGGGGGCCGAGAAGCAGAAGCTCTTCCCCACCGACATCGGCATGGTGGTGAACGACTTCCTGGTCGAGCACTTCCCCACCATCGTCGACCTCAATTTCACGGCCTACGTGGAGGGCGAGTTCGACCAGATCGCCGAAGGCACCATGAACTGGCGCGCCATGCTCAAGGAGTTCTACGCGCCCTTCCACAAGACCATCGGCACGGTGAGCGAGACCGCGGAACGCGCCACCGGTTCCCGCGTGCTGGGCCAGGACCCCGCGAGCGGCAAGGACGTGGTCGCCCGCATCGGCCGCTTCGGCCCAATGATCCAGATCGGCGACGCCGAGGACGAGGAGAAGCCGCGCTTTGCCAGCCTGCGCAAGGACCAGAGCATCGGCACCATCACCCTGGAAGAGGCCCTGGACCTCTTCAAGCTGCCCCGCACCTTGGGTGAGCGTGATGGCGAGGTCGTCAGCGTGGCCATCGGCCGCTTCGGCCCGTACGTGCGTCTGGGCGGCACCTTCGCCAGCCTGACGGCGGATGACGACCCGCTCAGCATCGACCTGGCCCGTGCCATCGAGCTCATCGACCTGAAGAAGGCGGCCAGCGCCACGCGCGATCTGGGCGAATACAAGGGCGAAATGATCGTGGCCGGCCGCGGCCGCTTCGGCCCCTACGTGAAGTTCGGCAGGACCTACGCCAACATCCCCAAGTCCGAGGACCCCGCCGCCGTGACGCTGGAGCGCGCCATCGAGCTGGTGGAGGCCAAGCTGGCCGGCGCCCGCCAGAACGTGCTCAAGGAGTTCCCCAACAGCGCCATCCAAGTGCTCGACGGGCGCTACGGTCCTTACATCACCGACGGCAGCAAGAACGCCAACCTGCCCAAGGGCACGAAGGCCGAAGAGGTGACCCTGGAGCAGGCCACCGAGCTGCTGGCGGCCGCCCCCGAGAGGAAGGGCGGACGGAAGGGCCGCACACGCAGTGCCCCGGCTGAGAAGGCCCCCGTGAAGAAAGCGTCCGCGAAGAAGGCCGCCGGTAAGAAGACCGCGCCCAGGAAGTCGTCGTCCAAAAAGGCCTGA